A part of Setaria viridis chromosome 8, Setaria_viridis_v4.0, whole genome shotgun sequence genomic DNA contains:
- the LOC117834216 gene encoding uncharacterized protein, translating into MEDQTTQPSPGSSSAAYPRWVLLEMNYKKNDEDEDSSCSTPADVKTLAAARTTSGYPIQVSLRLAEPPAASCVCLQLQVPDDVDVRYPTVVAAHGDSVLIQVTVTNDLGGFWNATTDHFVYNAGAAAAEPPREPSLSMLPPYYITDDYSGPQAHQLHTRATGLIRRGEDELVVAELSLKPARKDSLELKTAELLLFRSGEWILKRPRMSYGDREFGELPLWLHTDTVVPIGDRVLCWVNLVMGLLFCDVFEESPILQYVQLPMDPCYGKPSNRNVCVTDGGGALKFVNIFPRCCCGFVGATGCQRSHGVYVVNTWTLRMSDMEWVKDGMVDATELWALDAYKGLPRIPLSHPVVSIDEPYVICFLMIEDNKACYRDQTVWMLMVDTRSKTIQSVSLYQEERRWYPDTLIPSNVSYYLNSYPTSRSDGTSKSNGQSQIDIERSLVQVRDDDASKSMLQSSCKLSTEPAVQASEILAALQEIPSYGLDHDDMLKAAYRILSHGNGHRFRSLLSLPRNLRKDWLLMEIKASED; encoded by the coding sequence ATGGAAGACCAAACGACGCAACCTTCCCCGGGTTCGTCGTCCGCCGCCTACCCACGGTGGGTGCTGCTCGAGATGAATTACAAGAAGAATGACGAAGACGAAGACTCATCTTGCTCCACACCGGCCGACGTCAAGACACTGGCGGCCGCCCGCACTACCTCCGGCTACCCGATCCAAGTCTCCCTCCGCCTCGCGGAGCCCCCGGCGGCGTCGTGCGTGTGCCTCCAGCTCCAGGTCCCTGACGACGTCGACGTGAGGTACCCTACTGTCGTCGCGGCGCACGGCGACTCCGTGCTCATCCAGGTTACTGTCACCAACGATCTCGGAGGGTTTTGGAACGCCACGACTGACCACTTCGTCTACaatgccggtgccgccgccgcggagccccCAAGGGAGCCGTCATTGTCGATGCTCCCACCTTACTACATAACTGATGATTACTCAGGTCCTCAGGCTCATCAACTGCATACTCGTGCCACCGGCCTCATCCGCCGTGGCGAGGACGAGCTCGTGGTGGCGGAGCTCAGTTTGAAGCCGGCGAGGAAGGACTCGCTGGAGCTGAAGACGGCCGAGCTCTTACTGTTCCGATCTGGTGAGTGGATCCTCAAGCGTCCCCGGATGAGCTATGGCGACCGGGAATTCGGGGAGTTACCTTTATGGTTGCACACAGACACCGTCGTCCCCATCGGCGACCGGGTACTGTGCTGGGTCAACTTAGTCATGGGTCTTCTGTTTTGCGACGTGTTTGAGGAGAGCCCCATTCTGCAGTACGTGCAGCTCCCCATGGATCCCTGCTACGGCAAGCCATCGAACAGGAACGTATGCGTCACCGATGGTGGCGGCGCATTGAAGTTCGTCAACATCTTCccccgctgctgctgcggcttcGTGGGTGCCACCGGTTGCCAACGTTCTCACGGTGTCTACGTCGTCAACACCTGGACGCTGAGGATGAGCGACATGGAGTGGGTGAAGGATGGCATGGTGGATGCCACGGAGCTCTGGGCACTTGACGCCTACAAGGGCCTTCCGCGCATCCCCCTCTCCCACCCCGTTGTGAGCATTGACGAACCCTATGTCATCTGCTTCCTCATGATAGAAGACAACAAAGCCTGTTACCGTGATCAGACGGTATGGATGCTAATGGTAGACACGAGGAGCAAAACAATACAATCAGTCTCACTCTACCAAGAAGAACGACGGTGGTATCCTGATACTCTAATTCCTAGTAATGTGTCCTACTACTTGAACTCGTATCCAACCAGTAGAAGCGATGGGACGTCGAAATCGAATGGCCAAAGCCAGATTGACATCGAGAGATCACTAGTTCAGGTAAGAGATGACGATGCCAGCAAATCGATGCTGCAATCTTCTTGCAAGTTGTCTACGGAGCCTGCAGTGCAAGCGTCAGAGATCTTGGCGGCACTTCAAGAGATACCTAGCTATGGTTTGGATCATGATGATATGCTAAAAGCCGCCTATAGAATTCTAAGCCACGGCAATGGCCACCGGTTCAGATCCCTTTTAAGTCTACCGAGGAATTTGAGGAAGGACTGGTTGTTGATGGAGATTAAAGCTAGTGAAGATTGA